The Bactrocera dorsalis isolate Fly_Bdor chromosome 2, ASM2337382v1, whole genome shotgun sequence region GACTTCTCGCTCCATTctcaatatttacaaataactgAATATGAAATGCACCGAGAAGAATGACAGATCTGCTAAGTGCTGATTCTGAATGAAAGAAAACGCTGATTAAATTGCTTACGGTCCTGATTATATCGGTATTTGCTCTCAATTGTAGTAACAAATATGTAGTTGCCCCCATAAGCACACCAAtgatatgttatatatatgttaAAAATACCATCTTACTGGGTGCGAAGAAACAACTTcgaaaatataacatttaaGTTCAATTTTTGCAATGAGGATAAGtataagaaaatacatatataattaataacacATAAATATTCGTACATAgatcgtttttttgttttgtttttgcaaacacATAAATGCAAGCACGTGAAATAATTTGAGTgactttattcaataaataatacaacCAAGAAAAATGTTGCTATGGTCATTATGCCTTGCTAAAGTGATGCATCTTTGTCGGTTTGCATAATATTGATTTATTGTACGTAAAACCGACCATCacgaaataaagtaaatttgagGTAGTAAATTATTTTCCCCGAATTTGTCAAGCTAACTTATATAACAATATTCCACCACTTAACTATTTGAAAGTATTGTCAAAGACGAAAATCATCGTATTGTTCCTAAGCCACATAGATTTTAGATCTactttatctaattttttttctaatgtttGTAATGCATGTTTCCGAAACTGTTCGACAGAATTATAACAACCATATATTATTGATGGAGCTCAAAAATTTCCGTGAAATTTGTCCATCGCATGAATATAGTCGTAAATTGGCGTTTTTCATTTGGTCAGTCACTAATATTCGTTTTCGAACATCAAAACATTATACATGTTTCATATCCCATGCACAATAGAAATGtattacttttgatttaattatgtGTCTATaccatttttttacttttaaatattacgCTGCTTTGAATTGATAATTACCCCTTCCTAAGAAAAAATGTCATAATTTATAGTTAAACATGtccttttttatttcagaatcaaaataaattttatggaaaaatatacatatgtacaaacatgaCTATGTTTacatttcagattttttttttattttgtttgcacACAATTATTTTATGAATGTCTTTCAATAGAACACTATATACTAGTCACCCAAAGACTGAAGATGTAAATTATGTGTTCTTGTGTTTTTTTAAATGACGATTAAGACTAAACTTGAGTTCAAAAGATTTACCACATATATGACAGCTAAGTTcagattttttcaaatgttgctGATAGTTGGTACAGAGTTGATCAGTGTTTGAAAATGGTTGTGTATTTTTTGgataaacaatttctttggactGGCTTTCGCTATCACCGCTTTCATCATCAGAAGAGATAACTTGCGTGAAATCATTATCGATACTAGAGCTGTAGGAGCTTTCTATATGAACTCGGGTTTCTTCAATTACTTCATTAGCATTTCCTATATTTGTAATAGGGATTGCAAGATCTTGTCTATCTGAGTAATGAAATTGTTCACTCTGAAGTTCCGTTTTAAAAGAATTATCGTCCGAGgtattttctttgaaatgacAAAGCAGCTTATGTGTATTCAGTTGATATTGCGTAGGATAAAGCTGAGAGCATTGGCTACAAGATAGACTTTGTTCTTCCTCCTTACTGGGGCATTCCGTACTTTCTGAAACAATAGGCGTCTCATCTTCACGAGCATGTATTTGCCAAATATGAGCCTCAAGTGCGTTCTCCGACTCAaatgcttaaaataaaaatttaacatgaAGATTGACATAGATACTGACTACCAATTTTAAGCTCACCTCTATCACAGTAAGAGCATTGCCATGATCTAAATCCATGAGCGCGCATATGGACTTTCATCTTTTTCCCCAAGACACCTAAAAAGAGATTtacacataatatatgtatatgtatataagtgctTATAGTGGCCTATCAGGCCAATTATTGACTACCATATTCACTTTAAtattctgatatttttttactcACGTTTGCCACATTTAGTGCATTCAATTTTAGAATGAATAGCTTTGGTATGTTCTTTAAGAGTCTCACGTGAGTCACAGAAAAATCCGCATTGAGCACATTTAATATGTTTGCTAATTCTATGCCATTTAAGATGAAATTTGAGACGTGTAGCAGTAGTGTTTTTAAACTGTTTTCCGCATATGTGACACTCCATGTCTTTCAGCTCATGTATTCGTTGCATGTGCTGTTTATGCAATTCCGTGGTAGCTGACATATGTCTACATAAATTGCATTGCACTGGTTTTACCGTTTCATCATTCAATTGAAATGGTGAACCCGAGCATACGGAATTGTCCAATAGTGGAGATACTGGAGAGACCATTATTTTAGAATCATAGTCCGGCATTTGTATTAGATTCTGAAATTGATTGTTTTCGAAAACTCTTTCTGTGCTCTTAATATTGCTTTCATTAAATGTATTCTGTATTGTTGGTGTGGGCTCACTTTCAATAACTTCCTCTTTAATGGGAATATGAGGAATATTAAAAGGAGTATAACTTGCATCACTTTTTCCATTGAATTCGTTATCGCTTAGGTCGTCAACATATATAAAATCGCAAATATTTTCACTTGTTTCATCTGGTTCAGATAGCTcctttttaatatatattcgaTTTTCTTCTCGTATGTTGTATAAATTCCTCCATTGTGATTGTAATTCTCGGCATAGATCCcggaatttaaaaacttttttaaattcaagTATACAGCACGTGCATATATATTGTGGCAATCCATCATTCGGATtaatctgaaaaataataatcacataatattgaattattttaaaagagaTTTGTATTTACCTCAACATTCCAAGTCGCTAATTCAGAGCGAATATGTGATAAATCATACTCATCTGTACTGGAATCAAAAATTTTACGTAGGAAATTTGATGCTGTTAAATAGAATATACCACACGTCCGACATGGTTCTATACCATCCATAATATCATTATCCGACATGTTAATATAAGAAATACGGCCTAGatcaattgtttataaaaagctatgcgaaaagaaaaaatcaaaactgaAGCTCTCCAGGTATTCTATATGacaattttgttcaaaataattAGATGGTGCCAGACCGtcgaaaaattaaacacaagttgtaagtatgtattgtggttttcttattatattaaCCCTGCTGTTAGGTTAAGGACCATTTGGTccattttttttcctttgtaaCATGCAAAACGGGGGAACCCCTCGCctagtttttattttaccagagttgagttaataaaataataatatttagcaagTATTGAACCAAACTAAATATAAAGACTAAGATTAAATTGTTATGTCTATTATTACAcgcggcaacaaaagttgctaattctcgggcgattctcttttgctgtcgcccattaccttcacccgagcaacttgtgttgcgcaactctgttcgagttttttttcattctctttcactttactttaacccactGTCATTTCTCTTTCCTTAcaggtatttgggccactctatcacatatgtatattaatcagttctgtcaattaagaaatacattttatttataattcaaaattaaaacaaagattatatgacagactttcacatatatcacccttttcactatcgtctgaatcaatttgtatggctttctccatacatttcacaatatctttaattaattcgatttttttgtcatactccattttctaaaatatttatattatattatgtatatctgtatacatatttgcaaattacttaccaaaagatgaaattagattttgtaaatatattcaaaatattaatttcaaaaaaatatacgcaaatgccgaaaaacgtcgcagcgaactgttacgaataagaacacaaagcgagttgctgaacactggaaactcggcgcgattctcctctcctcgtcgccccctcacctataaaccaagagttgccgaaaCAAAAGTTGCAGCGTGTAATAACAGagtattttgtatgaaaactgcAGTATGGACCAAATGGTCCTCTAACCGAAGATtcgtaagttttttttaacctaATAGCaggattaaaaattattttatttatttaaataaataaataaaaaatatatatgtgttacCATCCCTCCTTCTatgagtaaatatttatgagaATCAAGCGcattatttaattgtaatttttgtagttctcgtataaatttattacaaaaattttatttattataaaattacacatttaattatttttagacaATAAGTTACAGATTTATTTCTTCCATATATTAGAATTGCACAATTCccatccatttttttttttgctttgttaacAATACATACTTTTATACTAATACTTATACTTTAATACTATCAATTCTTATACCAATACATCAAGAGAATTAATGCAGAAACTTTTGCTCGCTGTGCAGTAATTTGCTTTTAACAGTTCAATGTATGCTTTTGTTTAAGAACGTTGATGAAACGCAGCAAAGCGAAGCTAAATGATGGCCACCTCTCGCCTTTTTACGCTTTGCCAAGCAAGCAACGCATTCATTCTGATATACTCTTTGCTTTCCTCACTTCGTTCTTAAGGTATGAAGTGTCAAGCAAAGCAAGAAAAGTTCTATGTGAATGGGCCATTAGATAAGTATAAACTATAtgtataataggggtattcgcttctcttgcaaaacccttgtcggtgcaagaattgcatatatttccttttggtgcaccggcacaacacaaacacacgcagaaaattatttgcaatggcagtaaaatatgtcagaccaaagcCGATGTATGTTTGCGTGTAATGTCACGAAAAAAtgtaattgcaaccctgttttagctgtcattttacataaagacatattaagtcgttaaattgttgaggacggtaagttttaaatagattttataatttttatttaaattataaagatttgttacagtttttttgttaaaaatgtatgcagaaggtgcgccaattcacaatagtcattcacaataaattgaccgaatcagccgttcatatatcactagattctgcaatgggtgttCTCGTGCCATtctatatttcggtatagtatttttgcaatctgtaatcttgcaagagcaagcgaatacccctaatataaattaaaactttcTATATAGAACTCGCTATTTTCGTATTTATTGGCCTAACGAACTATATATCGactaatttgaatttgtttgtaTGCTCTATACGAAtatatgaattttgaaaaattagagAACAATAAAAGAGtgtgaaatttaaattccattaaaaaaaaaatacaaaaaagtagtactgaaataaaattctttgaGAAGacagtatttttgaaaaatacctaaaaatgtGAATTTCAGCTGAATAGCGACCTCTATCAGCTAGTGCAagcattttacaattttaaagttTCTATTGTACAGCATTAAATAGTCTAGATGGAAAAATGAAGTATGTGAGATAGCTGCTACAATATTTGACGAAGGAACGAATTACTCCGTTAACATGTGTTGAGAAATGAGATAGCAATCGATACATGAAAATAGGTGCGGCCATATTGATTGTCGAAAACGAAGGTAAAGCAAGTTAACTTCGTTAAGCGTCCTTTGGTATTCGGTTGTGTAGGAAATGAATCAACGAGTTGACAGCGGCGAGCAACGACGTTCATCGAAGTTTTGCGGATAAAAAGCGATTTAAAAttgataacttgtcaaataaaattgatttaatataattatttgactTGTGGGATTCATTTGGCTAGAAGTATATACTTGAATTTTGaggttttcgtttttttttaactgtggACGCTAATTTAAAGCGGTTGATTTACGAGAAGAAAGAAGAATAGAGCAAAGCGGCGACGGCTACTGCGACAGTCTAGAAAAAAGGGGGAAAAGAGGAAGAAAAGCGATAGCAGCGAAGCAGTCGGTTAACGACAGCGACATTAGTGCCGGAGCAGAAGCAGAAGTAAAACGTTTGTCAAAGAGAAAAAATTCGTAGtagagaaaagtaaaaattgaatttcGGAAACGCAGGCGACGACGAAAAAAGTGTAGAAcgctgaaaatttttgttttaatacaaCGCCGAcgctaaattaaatatttcaatagaaACTTTCTAAAAGTTTAATATCTGAGAATTTTATTAACGCAATTAAACAGAATGTCGGAACGTGAAAATAATGTGTACAAGGCCAAATTGGCTGAACAAGCTGAACGTTATGATGGTAAGTACGTGGGGTGTTTGAAATTCTGTCATATATGCATTGTGTCGTTGAAAATTCAGTCCTGATTTATCAATCTGGGGTGTGGATTGAAAGATGAAAAATGGACTAGAAAAACACGCGGGTCTAGTATACTGCTTGTGACGAAGACGGACTGATGCGTCAACTAGAAGCAGTTAGGAcggaaatattttaaagaagcGAGATGGCCGGAATAGCAAGATAATGCGAAACTTGTGTCTTTTTTTGCCGGTGATTGAAATTCTCGTGGTTAGATTGCCCCAGAATTTTACTTCGTGAtagtataaattttcaatagttaGATATATGTAaacccaaattttgttttagaagaaaataatatatgttatCTAAACGAGTTTTCCCAATGCCTATCTATAAAAGTATACCAAGACGTATGGAGGTACATTTTTCAATGTTCTCGCAGTCATGTCCCGAATTctattagaataaaattaatCTGCAAATTGACTTATTTGCCATGTACATCATAACTATCAAGTAGATTAATTTGCTAATAATTTTGTAGTGcgcatattatatgtatagatGAGCTGTTtaattaaatagattttattcaTTCACTATAATATTAAAGGGAATGTCTAGCTGACCGAATCGAATCATCAGAAcattaagttttatattttgcagTGGATACTAATATTTTCACTGCACGAGTGAGCAGTATGACTATTTCCTCTGTTTGAATATACCATCGCCGTTCTTTCCCTTTTTGCTAAGAATTGTCATATCGCGCTGGATGTTTTTCTCTTTACCTTTCCGCGAATATACGTCATTCGTTCGTATGTGTTTCACCTCGTTGCCGTGGCGTTTTCTTCGTGGCTGGTTGCTAGCGTGAAAAATCGATGAATGAAATCGATCGGTCTCTGGAAGTCGCGTTTGCTAATTTTTATATGgagagaaaaaatgcaaaaaaatctgCCAAGTTCAAACAAGTTAATATACATACCAACGAATTCATTTAAATAAACActtataataaacattttgctATATAATGTTACACATTATCCTTTTGTGCTAGGTTTATACTAAGATTGAGTTGTTTTAAGTtgattttgaacaaaaatttttatattatatatacatagattaaACAAACTCAAAGCATCTTTAAATATTGGATTTATATGTATTTCGCTAGTTCTCATTTTAACTGTTTTTTCCTTGGAGAGGTTTTATAAacgataaaattaaattttcaacttctGGTAGTGTATATTTATGGCTAGATTGTTCTTTGGCCATGTTATTCGATATGAGCTTAATACGGGCGGATATTACTTTTATACTTAAGGAAATTATAACTCGAATTTCATTTATTAACTACTTGCATACAATTATATGTACTGTGAAATTGTCCTTGCGAACAATCCTTATAGCCGTACGTCTCTCATAACTtgacaaatttcatgaaaacgtttccatataaaagtaattcCTATAGCCGCACATGAGTGCATATCAATGACACGGACAATAATTTGGTAATATTTCGTTGTGTAAATTCTGGTGCTTTGAGGC contains the following coding sequences:
- the LOC105229541 gene encoding zinc finger protein 135, with translation MSDNDIMDGIEPCRTCGIFYLTASNFLRKIFDSSTDEYDLSHIRSELATWNVEINPNDGLPQYICTCCILEFKKVFKFRDLCRELQSQWRNLYNIREENRIYIKKELSEPDETSENICDFIYVDDLSDNEFNGKSDASYTPFNIPHIPIKEEVIESEPTPTIQNTFNESNIKSTERVFENNQFQNLIQMPDYDSKIMVSPVSPLLDNSVCSGSPFQLNDETVKPVQCNLCRHMSATTELHKQHMQRIHELKDMECHICGKQFKNTTATRLKFHLKWHRISKHIKCAQCGFFCDSRETLKEHTKAIHSKIECTKCGKRVLGKKMKVHMRAHGFRSWQCSYCDRAFESENALEAHIWQIHAREDETPIVSESTECPSKEEEQSLSCSQCSQLYPTQYQLNTHKLLCHFKENTSDDNSFKTELQSEQFHYSDRQDLAIPITNIGNANEVIEETRVHIESSYSSSIDNDFTQVISSDDESGDSESQSKEIVYPKNTQPFSNTDQLCTNYQQHLKKSELSCHICGKSFELKFSLNRHLKKHKNT